In the Vicinamibacteria bacterium genome, one interval contains:
- the mtnA gene encoding S-methyl-5-thioribose-1-phosphate isomerase produces MFETIRWDGDAVVLIDQRILPTKEEYLACRDAEAVAAAIKDMVVRGAPAIGVTAAFGIVLGLRQARAKSPDGLREALASVSELMAGTRPTAVNLFWAIERMKKRFGELLPSGVEATLSGLEKEALSIQAEDIDMNRRMGRHGAALVPDGARILTHCNAGALATAGYGTALGVMRACVEAGKRIEVLADETRPFLQGARLTAWELNKDQIPVTLITDNMAGHFMARGAIDLVIVGSDRIVANGDVANKIGTYSVAVLAKEHGIPFYVAAPTSTFDLSISSGKDIPIEERSPDEVTHVQGVRIAPEGVGVRNPAFDVTPNRLVTAIVCENGVARAPYGESLRQLASARAA; encoded by the coding sequence GTGTTCGAGACCATTCGATGGGACGGGGATGCGGTCGTTCTCATCGATCAGAGGATCCTGCCGACGAAAGAGGAATATCTCGCTTGTCGGGATGCCGAGGCAGTGGCTGCGGCCATCAAGGACATGGTGGTCCGGGGGGCGCCGGCGATTGGGGTGACGGCGGCGTTCGGGATCGTCCTGGGGCTTCGGCAGGCTCGGGCGAAATCACCGGACGGACTTCGGGAGGCTCTGGCCTCGGTCTCGGAGCTCATGGCGGGCACCCGGCCGACGGCGGTGAATTTGTTCTGGGCGATCGAGCGGATGAAGAAGCGTTTCGGGGAGCTTCTGCCTTCAGGAGTGGAAGCGACGCTGTCCGGGCTCGAGAAGGAGGCGCTTTCGATTCAGGCCGAGGACATCGACATGAATCGGCGGATGGGGCGGCATGGGGCGGCGCTCGTTCCCGACGGAGCTCGGATTCTGACCCATTGCAACGCCGGGGCTTTAGCGACGGCGGGCTATGGGACCGCGCTCGGGGTGATGCGGGCCTGTGTGGAAGCGGGGAAGCGGATCGAGGTCCTCGCCGACGAGACGCGGCCGTTTCTCCAGGGGGCGCGGCTGACGGCTTGGGAGCTTAATAAGGATCAGATTCCGGTCACGCTCATCACCGACAACATGGCGGGGCATTTCATGGCGCGGGGCGCGATCGACCTCGTCATCGTGGGCTCCGATCGGATCGTGGCGAACGGAGACGTGGCGAACAAGATCGGGACCTATTCGGTCGCCGTCCTGGCGAAAGAGCATGGGATTCCTTTCTATGTCGCGGCGCCGACCTCGACGTTCGATCTCTCGATTTCCTCGGGGAAAGACATCCCGATCGAGGAGCGCTCGCCGGACGAGGTGACCCACGTTCAGGGCGTGCGGATAGCACCCGAAGGCGTCGGAGTTCGGAACCCGGCATTCGATGTCACGCCGAACCGGCTCGTGACCGCCATCGTGTGCGAGAACGGCGTCGCCCGGGCGCCTTACGGGGAGAGCCTGAGACAGCTCGCGAGCGCACGCGCGGCCTGA